A section of the Virgibacillus sp. NKC19-3 genome encodes:
- a CDS encoding phosphatidylglycerophosphatase A family protein — MEKNTNKSELELKARQWLTERGVQIEDIAELVYYLQSNYHDNLSMDECRYNVDRVLTKREVQNAILTGIQLDELAEKNMLEQPLQKTIDTDEGLYGIDEVIALSIVNVYGSIGFTNYGYIDKQKPGILKKLNDKSTGEVHTFLDDIVGAIAASASSRLAHSNVDDEDIDD; from the coding sequence GTGGAGAAAAATACAAATAAAAGTGAATTAGAATTAAAAGCAAGACAATGGTTAACTGAGCGCGGCGTTCAAATAGAGGATATTGCGGAGCTTGTCTATTACTTGCAATCCAACTATCATGACAATTTAAGTATGGATGAATGCAGATACAATGTTGATCGTGTATTAACAAAAAGAGAAGTTCAAAATGCTATTTTAACAGGTATACAATTGGATGAATTAGCCGAGAAGAACATGCTGGAGCAACCACTACAGAAAACAATTGATACAGATGAGGGGTTATATGGCATTGATGAAGTAATTGCCTTGTCCATTGTGAATGTGTATGGATCCATTGGTTTTACGAATTATGGTTATATTGACAAACAAAAACCAGGAATATTAAAAAAGCTAAATGATAAATCGACAGGTGAGGTTCATACGTTTCTGGATGATATTGTAGGAGCTATAGCAGCATCAGCTTCAAGCAGACTCGCTCATAGTAATGTCGATGATGAGGATATCGATGATTAG
- a CDS encoding TIGR01457 family HAD-type hydrolase: MKRYKGYLIDLDGTMYQGTDPIEGAADFVDALHDDGIPYLFLTNNSSKTQEDVSDKLNAMGIRSTPDNVVTTSLATATYIKQKKANARVYVIGEEGIHQALQEQGLTITEEDCDFVVVGIDRHVTYEKFAKACLAIRNGATFISTNSDVSIPTERGLLPGNGALTSVITVSTGRTPIFIGKPEAVIMEQALQILNLPRRDTLMVGDNYHTDILAGIHAGIDTLMVFTGVTPYEELPHLEKKPTYHVQRLMEWTENI, encoded by the coding sequence GTGAAACGATATAAAGGTTATTTGATTGATTTGGATGGAACAATGTATCAAGGGACTGATCCTATTGAAGGAGCTGCTGATTTTGTCGATGCTTTGCATGATGATGGTATTCCCTATTTATTTTTAACTAATAATTCGTCGAAAACGCAAGAAGATGTTTCGGATAAGCTAAATGCGATGGGCATTAGGTCGACCCCTGACAATGTGGTTACGACAAGTTTGGCAACAGCCACGTATATTAAACAGAAAAAAGCGAATGCACGGGTATATGTCATTGGGGAAGAGGGTATTCATCAAGCGTTGCAGGAACAAGGTCTTACCATTACGGAGGAGGATTGTGATTTTGTTGTCGTTGGCATTGATCGACATGTCACTTATGAAAAATTTGCAAAGGCCTGCTTAGCTATTCGAAATGGCGCTACATTTATTTCTACAAACAGCGATGTTTCTATTCCGACAGAGCGTGGGCTTTTGCCGGGAAATGGTGCACTGACCTCTGTGATTACGGTGAGTACAGGAAGGACGCCGATTTTTATCGGAAAGCCGGAAGCAGTCATCATGGAACAGGCATTGCAGATATTAAACCTCCCAAGGCGAGATACCTTAATGGTTGGGGATAATTATCATACGGATATTCTTGCCGGGATTCATGCAGGTATTGATACACTAATGGTTTTTACCGGGGTAACGCCCTATGAAGAACTTCCTCATTTGGAAAAAAAGCCGACCTATCATGTGCAGCGTCTAATGGAATGGACTGAAAATATATAG
- a CDS encoding DUF86 domain-containing protein, producing MYFVDRSKMEQKLVYMDEIIQEINKHTYDSFLEKLSLERMVHVFIESTLDVGNMMIDGFIMRDPGGYEDIITILIDEKVLPKDEEEAYKAMIRLRKMIVHDYMSIDHNKLKETMIGNQTIFEMYSTHIRTYVDNELGVANAFTNGS from the coding sequence ATGTATTTTGTTGATCGAAGTAAAATGGAGCAAAAGCTTGTATATATGGATGAAATAATACAGGAAATAAACAAGCATACCTATGATTCTTTCCTGGAAAAATTAAGTTTGGAAAGAATGGTTCATGTTTTCATTGAATCTACACTTGATGTAGGGAATATGATGATTGATGGATTTATTATGCGTGATCCGGGTGGATATGAAGATATCATTACTATTTTAATCGATGAGAAGGTGCTACCGAAGGATGAGGAGGAGGCCTACAAGGCGATGATTCGACTGCGCAAAATGATTGTACATGACTACATGAGCATCGATCATAACAAATTAAAAGAAACGATGATTGGAAATCAAACTATTTTTGAAATGTATAGCACCCATATAAGAACATATGTAGATAATGAACTAGGAGTTGCGAACGCATTTACAAATGGCAGTTGA
- a CDS encoding YutD family protein encodes MIELHGNHYEIMENIKKGFEEEAFKERYSDILSKYDYIVGDWGYEQLRLKGFYDDYNKKAPADMKIAALDDYLYEYCNFGCAYFVLKKVDK; translated from the coding sequence TTGATTGAATTGCACGGAAATCATTACGAAATTATGGAGAACATAAAAAAGGGATTTGAAGAAGAGGCTTTTAAAGAGCGTTATTCAGATATCTTGTCCAAATACGACTATATTGTAGGTGATTGGGGTTACGAACAATTGAGGCTTAAGGGCTTTTATGATGATTACAATAAAAAAGCACCTGCTGATATGAAAATAGCTGCCCTGGACGATTATTTGTATGAGTACTGTAACTTCGGCTGTGCCTATTTTGTTTTAAAAAAGGTGGATAAATAG
- a CDS encoding YhcN/YlaJ family sporulation lipoprotein, whose amino-acid sequence MYPKLFIPIVLIALFALTGCGSTDNAGDDPNDAEPLNPTREQQQAPVDEELDEKLGYVRYTNDQVDNDQEGNRNITIDRNEMANMITRVILRNDGFEEVATLVTDGEVLIAYEKEQDMDGATAADIAKKTAMSIMPRFFEIYVSENEVLMEDIESLSNSTTENRNYDNTIDRIIEEMKKSPQGNE is encoded by the coding sequence ATGTATCCGAAACTTTTTATACCAATTGTTCTAATTGCACTTTTTGCATTAACTGGCTGCGGAAGTACCGACAATGCCGGAGATGATCCAAATGATGCTGAACCTTTAAATCCAACTAGAGAACAGCAACAAGCACCTGTAGATGAAGAATTAGACGAAAAGCTGGGCTACGTTCGTTATACGAATGATCAAGTAGATAATGACCAGGAAGGAAACCGTAATATAACCATAGACCGTAACGAAATGGCCAATATGATTACACGTGTTATTTTACGAAACGATGGCTTTGAGGAAGTAGCAACGCTTGTTACAGATGGAGAAGTTCTCATTGCTTATGAAAAAGAGCAAGATATGGATGGTGCTACCGCAGCGGACATTGCGAAGAAAACAGCAATGTCAATCATGCCGAGATTTTTTGAAATATATGTTTCAGAAAACGAAGTATTAATGGAAGATATAGAAAGTCTGTCGAATTCAACCACTGAAAACCGGAATTACGATAACACCATTGATCGCATTATTGAAGAAATGAAAAAATCACCACAAGGAAATGAATAA
- a CDS encoding M23 family metallopeptidase, with translation MLIGLILITTIFTYAGTVYADEDIYDKRMALFKKTEALTQIPWYYLAAIDNFERNIKEDPDDEQVISIDIPPEIWFGIGNSSMIKDERIIEFFSGKGKDGNGDGKADPENAEDVLYTMANILLEYGQVEDDIKIALWNYYKRDLTVQTIMNTSKVFRQFQEINLTDRDFPVSTQYNYSYNSTWGDKRGFGGLRIHEGTDIFADYGTPVKSTTYGVVEMMGWNLYGGWRIGIRDIFNVYHYYAHMSGYSDDLEVGQVVQPGDELGSVGSTGYGPPGTSGKFPPHLHYGMYQDNGDREWSFDPYPFLKRWERMINE, from the coding sequence ATGCTCATCGGTTTAATTCTAATAACGACTATTTTCACGTACGCCGGGACTGTCTATGCGGATGAAGATATTTATGATAAGCGGATGGCACTTTTTAAAAAAACAGAAGCATTAACACAAATTCCATGGTATTACTTGGCAGCCATTGATAATTTTGAACGAAACATCAAGGAAGACCCCGATGATGAACAGGTCATTTCCATAGATATCCCACCAGAAATTTGGTTTGGAATTGGAAATAGTTCGATGATAAAAGATGAACGGATCATTGAATTTTTTAGCGGGAAAGGGAAAGACGGAAATGGCGATGGTAAAGCGGACCCGGAAAACGCGGAAGATGTATTGTACACGATGGCTAATATCCTGCTTGAATACGGACAGGTAGAAGACGATATAAAGATCGCACTGTGGAATTACTACAAACGAGATCTCACCGTACAAACCATTATGAACACTTCCAAAGTATTTAGACAGTTTCAAGAAATCAACTTAACCGACCGAGACTTTCCTGTTTCCACCCAATATAATTACAGCTACAATAGCACATGGGGAGACAAGCGCGGATTTGGCGGTTTACGGATCCATGAAGGAACGGATATATTCGCTGACTACGGAACGCCGGTAAAATCTACAACCTATGGAGTTGTTGAAATGATGGGATGGAATTTATACGGCGGCTGGCGCATCGGCATACGTGATATTTTTAACGTCTACCATTATTACGCGCATATGAGCGGATATAGCGATGACTTAGAAGTAGGCCAAGTCGTACAGCCTGGAGATGAACTAGGAAGCGTTGGTTCTACCGGTTATGGTCCACCCGGAACTTCCGGAAAATTCCCTCCACATCTGCATTATGGGATGTATCAAGATAACGGAGATCGTGAATGGTCATTTGACCCTTATCCTTTCTTGAAGAGATGGGAACGAATGATAAACGAATGA
- a CDS encoding Na+/H+ antiporter NhaC family protein: MEGTIYSIIPPVVMLVLVLLTRKVLISLGLGILIGALFIHHFAIGSSLKEIGVVFYEIFVLDGAWNTGNILLISFLLLLGIMTAFLQASGGSRAFGEWMVKHVKTRTGAQIVTPILGLIIFIDDYFNSLAVGQIARPLTDRHKISRAKLAYFIDSTSAPVTVLSPISSWGAYIIGILGGLFAVNGVTDIQPITAFIQMIPLNLYALAAILLVFLVAYFKMDIGAMRSHEERAVEKGELLDPKQHHVPGDLGNTLDSHKGGKVYHLLVPIGVLIAATVVSMLITGANASEGDVTILTMFANTDVNLSLFSGGLIAVLTSFVFHFQQQKPRAHIIKICSEGIKTMLPAIYILVLAWMIGSIIGTLETGEYLAQLVSDASISASMLPFLFFIIAGVMAVATGTSWGTFGIMLPIAAEVTVIADIHMLLPTLAAVLAGSVFGDHCTPISDTTILSSTGAGANHIDHVVTQVPYAIIAAVAASVGYLIIGFTNQILLALLVTFFVIIGVGIFVGFITKSKVKKA; this comes from the coding sequence ATGGAAGGGACTATTTATTCAATTATTCCGCCTGTTGTTATGCTCGTTCTTGTTTTGTTAACGAGAAAAGTATTAATTTCATTAGGTCTAGGGATTCTGATTGGCGCATTATTTATTCATCATTTTGCGATCGGAAGCAGCCTAAAAGAAATAGGTGTGGTGTTTTATGAAATATTTGTCTTGGATGGAGCATGGAACACGGGAAATATCTTACTTATTAGTTTCCTGTTATTACTCGGTATTATGACGGCCTTCCTGCAAGCATCGGGGGGAAGTAGAGCGTTTGGTGAATGGATGGTCAAGCATGTGAAGACGAGAACCGGAGCTCAGATTGTAACTCCAATTCTTGGTTTGATAATTTTTATAGATGATTATTTTAACAGTCTGGCTGTCGGTCAAATTGCTAGACCATTAACAGATCGTCATAAGATTTCTAGGGCGAAACTTGCGTATTTTATTGATTCAACGTCGGCTCCGGTAACTGTACTTTCACCAATTTCAAGCTGGGGTGCTTATATTATTGGTATTCTTGGAGGTCTATTTGCCGTTAATGGTGTTACAGATATTCAACCAATAACTGCATTTATTCAAATGATTCCCTTAAATTTGTACGCGCTGGCTGCTATTCTCCTTGTTTTTTTGGTAGCTTATTTTAAAATGGATATCGGAGCAATGCGATCACATGAGGAGCGAGCTGTTGAAAAAGGAGAGCTCCTTGATCCTAAGCAGCATCATGTACCTGGTGATTTAGGGAATACGTTAGACTCGCATAAAGGGGGGAAAGTATACCATTTATTAGTACCTATTGGTGTGCTTATTGCAGCAACGGTTGTGTCCATGCTCATAACAGGAGCAAATGCGAGCGAAGGCGATGTTACAATACTAACTATGTTTGCTAATACAGATGTGAATCTATCCTTATTCAGCGGTGGGTTAATAGCCGTATTAACTTCTTTCGTATTTCACTTCCAGCAACAGAAACCCAGAGCACATATAATTAAAATATGTAGCGAAGGTATAAAAACAATGTTGCCGGCAATTTATATATTAGTATTGGCATGGATGATCGGTTCTATTATCGGGACCCTGGAGACTGGGGAGTATTTAGCGCAGTTGGTTAGTGACGCTTCAATCAGTGCGTCTATGCTGCCATTCCTGTTTTTCATCATTGCGGGGGTTATGGCAGTTGCTACAGGGACCTCTTGGGGAACATTTGGGATTATGTTACCAATTGCTGCTGAAGTAACGGTTATTGCGGATATCCATATGCTTCTTCCCACATTAGCTGCAGTATTGGCTGGCTCTGTATTCGGTGATCACTGTACCCCAATTTCTGATACAACGATTCTCTCGTCAACCGGAGCAGGTGCGAATCATATTGATCATGTTGTAACCCAAGTACCATATGCTATTATAGCCGCAGTCGCTGCAAGTGTTGGTTATCTGATTATCGGTTTCACTAATCAAATATTATTAGCCCTGCTCGTTACATTCTTTGTCATTATTGGTGTAGGCATATTCGTTGGTTTTATAACGAAATCAAAAGTGAAGAAGGCGTAG
- the yunB gene encoding sporulation protein YunB — protein MLRHRMGFRKNRTPPPGKNLLVITMIVFVFVVSLSIWFINRGITPALMEIADTKTEEFATRAINSAVRFSEDYDFEEVAEINTDNEGNVTIYGWNSNVINEINRVSTDRVEEFFYRMNRGEPLTFDNPLEEPLDEDEESTYVELDPTVVDIPIGQATGNTILANLGPTVPVNLDLVGSVRTDVIHEIEPFGINGALVNLYLMVEADVQIVIPFITEVKEVSTRIHIDSGTIIGDVPEFYGGDGDGPSIAVPKDELQDE, from the coding sequence ATGTTGAGGCATCGGATGGGATTTCGTAAAAATAGAACACCACCTCCAGGTAAAAATTTACTTGTTATTACAATGATTGTCTTCGTTTTCGTTGTAAGCTTGAGCATATGGTTTATTAATAGGGGAATTACACCAGCATTAATGGAAATAGCAGATACAAAAACAGAAGAATTTGCAACACGTGCTATCAATTCTGCTGTTCGATTTTCGGAGGATTATGATTTTGAGGAAGTTGCCGAAATTAACACGGATAATGAAGGAAACGTAACAATATATGGCTGGAACTCCAACGTTATAAATGAAATAAACCGGGTATCAACGGATCGTGTGGAAGAATTTTTTTACAGGATGAATAGAGGAGAGCCACTTACGTTTGACAATCCACTGGAAGAACCACTTGATGAAGATGAAGAATCTACCTATGTTGAACTGGATCCAACTGTAGTAGATATTCCCATCGGGCAAGCGACCGGTAATACCATTCTTGCCAATTTAGGTCCGACAGTTCCCGTTAATCTTGATCTTGTGGGAAGTGTTAGAACCGATGTCATTCATGAAATAGAGCCATTCGGTATTAATGGTGCGTTGGTTAATCTTTATTTAATGGTCGAAGCAGACGTGCAAATTGTTATCCCTTTTATAACCGAGGTGAAAGAGGTAAGTACAAGAATTCATATCGACTCGGGGACTATTATTGGAGATGTTCCGGAATTCTATGGAGGAGATGGTGATGGCCCGTCGATCGCGGTACCAAAAGATGAATTGCAGGATGAATAA
- a CDS encoding YunC family protein: MITVNPLEVEGIIFTAVRVELPKTNLLMISNDVGYIMCAALDVDFFNENEKLRKREVIAGRAEGVRTIDELLNAPLAKITDASKEIYGWEEGMTGKDALVKIS; this comes from the coding sequence ATGATTACAGTAAATCCGTTAGAAGTAGAGGGGATTATTTTTACAGCTGTCCGGGTAGAACTGCCGAAGACAAATTTATTAATGATTTCGAATGATGTAGGGTATATTATGTGTGCGGCCTTGGATGTGGATTTCTTTAATGAAAATGAAAAATTGAGAAAGCGTGAGGTGATCGCTGGTCGAGCGGAAGGTGTACGTACCATTGACGAATTACTAAATGCTCCACTGGCAAAAATTACAGATGCTTCAAAAGAGATATATGGATGGGAAGAAGGCATGACGGGGAAGGATGCTTTGGTTAAAATATCATAG